From one Methylomonas paludis genomic stretch:
- a CDS encoding helix-turn-helix domain-containing protein yields MHNDEHYQPVPHDAAFRAQLLANPEVQAAFQANAAEYAILDEMLNARKEAGLTQAQVAERMGTKAPAVARLENSLASGKHSPSIDTLQKYAKALGKKLEVRLV; encoded by the coding sequence ATGCATAACGACGAACATTATCAACCTGTACCACACGATGCCGCATTTAGAGCACAGTTGTTGGCGAATCCAGAGGTACAAGCAGCTTTTCAGGCCAACGCAGCTGAATACGCCATACTCGATGAAATGCTCAATGCCCGCAAAGAAGCCGGACTGACTCAAGCGCAAGTCGCTGAGCGCATGGGCACCAAAGCGCCAGCCGTAGCCAGATTGGAAAACTCCCTGGCTTCCGGCAAACATTCACCATCGATTGATACCTTGCAGAAATATGCCAAAGCCTTAGGCAAAAAGCTGGAAGTGCGTTTGGTATAA
- a CDS encoding type II toxin-antitoxin system RelE/ParE family toxin — protein sequence MLKLPSGILADYIHLTDLIQHHGTDLRMPHSRAMGDGLFELRPKGPEGIGRVFYCMQLGCTVVILHSFIKKTNTTPVADLKLAKKRLKEVKNA from the coding sequence GTGCTCAAATTACCTTCAGGTATTCTGGCTGACTACATTCATTTGACTGATTTAATTCAACATCATGGCACTGATTTACGTATGCCGCATTCGCGGGCGATGGGGGATGGTTTATTTGAATTACGGCCAAAAGGGCCGGAAGGTATAGGCCGGGTATTTTACTGTATGCAACTGGGTTGCACGGTAGTGATATTGCACAGCTTTATCAAAAAAACCAATACCACGCCGGTTGCCGATTTAAAACTTGCCAAAAAACGGTTAAAAGAGGTTAAAAATGCATAA
- a CDS encoding DUF4391 domain-containing protein, which yields MTQALFSYPKQALFGRVLPKNKIYQHTATNSTLKALFVQQIEQIIWQYKLAPETINLPAKPGVAEIQIFDISLKTPELNEAVLRCIDQAIPFPIIYQLHYAERIKVMAAYKRPSTTDSHKWLVDAYLASNWLAQDLIRQPLPAVLDLALLYEHLLRQLIPLPPRHGEDIQQHLQRWTELQTKQAECQKLQNRLHKEQQFNRKVELNAQLRTLQTELKRLQN from the coding sequence ATGACTCAAGCCCTGTTTTCTTATCCGAAACAAGCTTTGTTCGGTCGGGTGCTGCCGAAAAATAAAATCTATCAACACACCGCCACCAACAGCACGTTAAAAGCACTGTTTGTGCAACAGATCGAGCAAATTATCTGGCAATACAAACTGGCACCGGAAACCATAAACCTGCCCGCCAAGCCCGGCGTAGCGGAAATTCAGATATTTGACATCAGCCTGAAAACCCCGGAACTGAATGAAGCCGTCTTGCGCTGCATAGACCAGGCCATCCCATTTCCTATCATCTATCAACTCCATTATGCCGAGCGAATTAAAGTCATGGCCGCCTATAAGCGCCCCAGCACCACCGATAGCCACAAATGGCTGGTAGACGCTTATTTAGCCAGTAACTGGCTAGCCCAGGATTTAATTAGGCAGCCCTTGCCCGCTGTGCTGGATTTGGCCTTATTATATGAACATCTGCTGCGCCAATTGATACCGCTGCCGCCGCGCCATGGTGAAGATATACAGCAGCACCTGCAACGCTGGACGGAACTGCAAACCAAACAAGCCGAATGTCAAAAGCTGCAAAACCGCTTACATAAAGAACAGCAGTTCAACCGCAAGGTGGAGCTTAACGCTCAGCTTAGAACATTGCAGACAGAACTGAAGCGACTGCAAAACTAA
- a CDS encoding helicase-related protein: MEIIDNINHLLGENLKRTIKSNSKLKIAASCFSIYAYVALKRELEKIDSLEFIFTSPTFVPDEVSDKIKKERREFHIPKAGRERDFFGSEFEIQLKNQLSQRAIAKECADWIRRKATFRSNNSKAPMQQFACVANKDTAAVYTALHGFTAVDLGYQQGNAVSNFVTKIDEPTHTTMYLNLFEQIWNDKEKLDDVTARLSEHITAVYQENSPERIYFLMLYNIFNEFLEDLNEDVLPNDRTGYLDSLIWKKLFNFQRDAATGIINKLETYNGCILADSVGLGKTFTALAVIKYYELRNRSVLVLCPKKLADNWLTYNRNLVTNIFGKDRFNYDVLCHTDLQRTSGESFGTPLNRINWGNYDLVVIDESHNFRNNDAYKDKETRYQKLMNAVIKQGVKTKVLMLSATPVNNRFSDLRNQLALAYEGDSENLSHNLRTEKDIETIFSRAQAAFNTWSNLPPEQRTASAILSALDFDFFELLDSVTIARSRKHIETFYDTADIGKFPQRLKPLSFHCKLTSRYDVIGFNQIFNQLSLLKLAVYAPVSYILPSRVSKYEDLYDTLVGSGKTKFKQADREKSLQALMTTNLLKRLESSVEAFRLTLQSLKENHQNTLDKISHFQKTGLADAFADTSAAFADTNEDDENFPAPDDNSIGKKVQISLADMDLPSWRQDLQADLWVIAGLLTEMQKVQPQEDFKLQHLKTHIHTKLAHPINPGNKKILIFTAFADTANYLYTHLADNLLLSHHLHTGKITGSDSPKSTLKKNYDYQSLLTLFSPRSKDKTGILPGEPAEIDILIGTDCISEGQNLQDCDYLINYDIHWNPIRIIQRFGRVDRIGSQNNCIQLVNYWPDISLDEYINLKERVENRMMIADVTATGDDNVLSSQSHDVAYRKEQLRRLQEEVIEMEDLKTGISITDLGLNDFRMDLLNYVKTNGNLANIPSGMHAVVPANPAQGLAPGLIFTLRNRNQSININQHNRLHPFYLVYIGQNGEIITNHTEVKRLLDLVRAACKGQSQAISSACRLFNQATDDGRNMQVYSNLLDQAIRSMVDIKEEKDLDSLFSGGKTTALVNTIAGLDDFELITFLIIQDQA; the protein is encoded by the coding sequence ATGGAAATAATCGACAACATCAATCACCTGTTAGGTGAAAACCTAAAACGGACTATCAAATCGAATTCCAAACTTAAAATTGCCGCATCCTGTTTTTCAATTTACGCTTATGTCGCGCTAAAACGCGAGTTGGAAAAAATAGACTCATTAGAGTTCATTTTTACCTCACCGACTTTTGTGCCTGACGAAGTCAGCGACAAAATAAAAAAAGAACGTAGGGAATTCCATATTCCCAAAGCTGGACGTGAGCGGGATTTTTTCGGCAGCGAATTTGAAATTCAGCTTAAAAACCAACTAAGCCAACGCGCGATAGCCAAGGAGTGCGCGGACTGGATACGGCGCAAGGCCACTTTTCGGTCAAATAATAGTAAAGCCCCCATGCAGCAATTTGCCTGTGTAGCAAATAAAGATACAGCGGCTGTCTATACCGCCTTACACGGTTTTACTGCGGTCGATCTGGGCTACCAACAAGGTAATGCGGTTTCAAATTTTGTCACTAAAATTGACGAACCAACCCACACCACCATGTATCTCAATTTATTCGAGCAAATCTGGAATGATAAAGAAAAGCTGGACGATGTGACTGCCAGACTCAGCGAGCACATTACCGCGGTCTATCAGGAAAACTCGCCTGAGCGCATTTATTTTCTGATGCTTTACAACATTTTCAATGAATTTCTGGAAGACCTGAATGAAGATGTATTACCGAACGACCGCACTGGCTACCTGGACAGCCTGATCTGGAAAAAACTCTTCAATTTCCAACGGGATGCCGCCACCGGCATTATCAATAAACTGGAAACCTACAACGGCTGTATCCTGGCCGACAGCGTAGGCTTGGGTAAAACTTTCACAGCTTTGGCGGTTATTAAATACTACGAACTGCGTAACCGTTCGGTACTGGTGTTATGCCCTAAAAAGTTGGCGGACAACTGGCTAACTTATAACCGAAATCTGGTAACTAATATTTTCGGCAAAGACAGATTTAATTATGACGTGCTTTGCCATACCGATTTACAAAGAACCAGCGGCGAGTCCTTCGGGACACCTTTAAATCGTATCAACTGGGGCAACTACGACCTGGTCGTCATAGACGAATCGCATAACTTCCGTAATAACGATGCCTATAAAGACAAGGAAACCCGCTACCAGAAACTGATGAATGCCGTCATCAAACAAGGCGTAAAAACCAAAGTACTCATGCTATCGGCCACACCGGTCAACAACCGCTTTAGCGATTTACGTAATCAACTGGCGCTGGCCTATGAGGGCGATTCAGAAAACCTCAGTCATAACCTGCGTACCGAAAAAGACATAGAAACCATTTTCAGCCGGGCCCAGGCTGCGTTCAACACCTGGTCAAACTTGCCGCCCGAACAGCGCACCGCCAGCGCCATCCTTAGCGCCCTGGATTTCGATTTTTTTGAACTGCTGGACAGCGTCACCATCGCCCGATCCCGCAAACACATCGAAACCTTTTACGATACCGCTGACATAGGCAAATTCCCGCAACGGCTGAAGCCATTATCCTTTCATTGCAAACTGACCAGTCGTTACGATGTCATCGGTTTTAACCAAATATTTAACCAGCTCTCCCTGTTGAAACTGGCGGTCTACGCCCCAGTGAGTTATATTCTGCCCAGCCGTGTGAGCAAATATGAAGATTTATACGATACCCTGGTCGGCAGTGGTAAAACCAAATTCAAACAAGCTGACAGGGAAAAAAGCCTGCAAGCCTTAATGACCACCAATCTGCTGAAACGCCTGGAAAGTTCAGTAGAGGCTTTTCGGCTGACTTTACAAAGTTTAAAAGAAAATCATCAAAACACCCTGGACAAAATCAGCCACTTTCAAAAAACCGGCTTGGCCGACGCATTTGCCGACACCAGCGCTGCTTTTGCCGATACCAACGAAGACGATGAAAACTTCCCGGCACCCGATGACAATAGCATAGGCAAAAAAGTCCAGATCAGTCTGGCAGATATGGATTTACCCTCCTGGCGACAGGATTTACAAGCTGATTTATGGGTGATAGCAGGATTATTGACCGAAATGCAAAAAGTCCAGCCACAAGAAGATTTCAAGTTGCAACATTTAAAAACGCATATCCACACCAAACTAGCTCATCCCATCAACCCCGGCAATAAAAAAATCCTCATATTCACCGCATTTGCCGATACAGCCAACTATTTATATACCCATCTGGCGGACAACCTGTTACTCAGCCACCATTTGCATACCGGCAAAATCACCGGCAGCGATAGCCCCAAGTCCACCCTCAAAAAAAATTATGACTATCAATCATTATTGACCCTGTTTTCACCTCGTTCAAAAGACAAAACCGGCATCTTGCCCGGAGAACCGGCAGAAATAGACATCCTGATAGGCACAGACTGCATATCGGAAGGACAAAACCTACAGGATTGCGACTACCTGATTAACTACGACATCCACTGGAATCCGATACGCATTATCCAGCGTTTTGGCCGGGTAGACCGGATCGGCTCCCAAAACAATTGTATCCAGTTGGTCAATTACTGGCCGGATATTAGTCTGGATGAATACATCAATCTCAAAGAGCGCGTAGAAAACCGGATGATGATTGCCGATGTCACCGCCACTGGCGACGACAACGTATTAAGCAGCCAGTCCCATGACGTAGCCTATCGCAAAGAACAGCTGCGGCGTTTGCAGGAAGAAGTGATAGAAATGGAAGATCTAAAAACCGGCATCTCGATTACCGACCTGGGCTTGAACGACTTCCGTATGGATTTACTGAATTACGTTAAAACCAATGGTAATCTTGCCAATATACCCAGCGGCATGCACGCCGTCGTACCCGCCAATCCGGCCCAGGGCTTAGCACCGGGTTTGATATTTACCCTACGCAACCGCAATCAAAGCATCAACATCAACCAACATAACCGCCTACATCCCTTTTATCTGGTTTACATTGGTCAAAACGGTGAAATCATCACCAATCATACTGAAGTAAAACGCTTATTGGATCTGGTGCGCGCTGCCTGTAAAGGCCAAAGCCAAGCCATCAGCAGCGCTTGCCGGCTATTCAATCAGGCAACCGATGATGGCCGCAATATGCAGGTTTATTCCAATTTGCTCGACCAAGCCATACGTTCAATGGTGGATATAAAAGAAGAAAAAGATTTGGATAGCCTGTTCAGCGGCGGCAAAACGACTGCATTGGTGAATACTATCGCCGGGTTGGACGATTTTGAGTTGATAACCTTCCTGATTATTCAAGATCAAGCATGA
- a CDS encoding DegQ family serine endoprotease: MLRKLFYGIGIFFLLSNTGFAQLPDFTEMVKNNGDAVVNISTTQKAPDAQIPGADQQQQLPQDVPPEMEEFFRRYFQGPGRGGVVPRETNSLGSGFVISKDGYILTNSHVVNNASEIIVKLKDRRELVAKLIGLDESSDVALLKVEAKDLPIVEIGSPDQLQVGEWVLAIGTPFGFDQSVTAGIVSAKGRSLPDGNYVPFIQTDVAINPGNSGGPLFNMQGKVVGINSQIYSRSGGYMGLSFAIPIDLAMNVVEQIKTKGKVSRGWLGVQIQDVTRQLAESFGMDRPHGALVAKVIPGGPAEKAGLQIGDVIVEFNGQVVETSGELPPRVGVTPIDEAAKLKIIRQGEKQDISVKIGLLPAQQAVAQANDTTSPADTANNRLGISVSDLTAEQRQQLQVEKNGVLVQKVGKGAAQDIGIQPGDVILRLQNSSVRDSAEFNKLVNKLPAGKSIAVLVQRNGNPLFLAFKLEK; the protein is encoded by the coding sequence ATGCTTAGAAAGCTGTTTTATGGAATAGGTATTTTCTTTTTGCTGAGTAATACCGGCTTTGCTCAGTTGCCGGATTTTACTGAAATGGTTAAAAACAACGGCGATGCGGTGGTTAATATCAGTACCACTCAAAAAGCGCCGGATGCCCAAATTCCGGGAGCCGATCAGCAACAACAACTGCCGCAGGATGTCCCGCCGGAAATGGAAGAATTCTTCCGCCGCTATTTTCAAGGCCCAGGCCGGGGTGGGGTGGTGCCGCGTGAAACCAATTCGCTGGGTTCCGGTTTTGTGATTTCCAAAGACGGTTATATTCTGACCAATTCTCATGTTGTGAATAACGCTTCTGAAATTATTGTTAAACTCAAAGACCGCCGCGAACTGGTGGCTAAATTGATAGGTCTGGATGAGAGCAGTGATGTGGCTTTGCTTAAAGTCGAAGCCAAAGACCTGCCGATTGTGGAAATCGGCTCGCCCGATCAATTACAGGTTGGTGAATGGGTATTGGCTATCGGTACGCCATTTGGCTTCGATCAGTCGGTGACTGCCGGTATTGTCAGCGCCAAGGGCCGCAGCTTGCCGGACGGTAATTATGTGCCGTTCATTCAAACCGATGTGGCTATCAATCCCGGTAACTCCGGTGGCCCTTTATTCAATATGCAGGGTAAAGTGGTGGGTATCAATTCTCAAATCTACAGCCGTTCCGGCGGTTATATGGGCTTGTCTTTCGCCATCCCTATCGATCTGGCTATGAATGTGGTGGAACAGATCAAAACCAAGGGTAAAGTCTCACGCGGCTGGTTGGGTGTACAGATTCAGGATGTTACCCGGCAATTGGCCGAGTCTTTTGGTATGGACAGACCGCACGGTGCGCTGGTTGCCAAAGTGATTCCCGGTGGCCCTGCTGAAAAAGCCGGTTTGCAAATCGGTGACGTGATTGTTGAATTCAACGGTCAGGTGGTGGAAACTTCCGGCGAATTGCCGCCACGGGTGGGTGTCACACCAATAGATGAAGCCGCTAAACTGAAAATTATTCGTCAGGGTGAAAAACAGGATATCAGCGTTAAAATCGGCTTGCTGCCGGCGCAACAGGCGGTGGCTCAGGCTAATGACACTACCTCACCTGCCGATACTGCCAATAATCGTTTGGGTATCAGCGTCAGTGATTTGACTGCCGAACAGCGCCAGCAATTACAGGTGGAGAAAAATGGGGTGCTGGTGCAGAAAGTGGGCAAGGGTGCTGCGCAGGATATCGGCATTCAACCCGGTGATGTGATTTTGCGCTTGCAAAATTCTAGCGTGCGTGATAGTGCTGAATTTAATAAACTGGTCAATAAGTTGCCGGCCGGTAAATCCATCGCTGTGCTGGTGCAACGCAACGGTAATCCTTTGTTTTTGGCATTTAAATTGGAAAAATAA
- the cysK gene encoding cysteine synthase A, producing MPNASNLTQLIGNTPLLKLQRLVDADSATVLVKLESRNPGGSVKDRIGMAMIQAAEKAGRLKSGGTIVEPTSGNTGIALAMIAAVRGYHCILTMPDTMSVERRQLLALYGAEIVLTPGAEGMTGAIRKAQAIVEQTAGAFMPQQFENPANPEIHRQTTAQEIWSATGGQIDAFVCGVGTGGTISGVADVIKNRNPHFQVIAVEPAESPVISGGVHSPHKIQGIGAGFIPKNLDVDLIDAIELVSTEQAFATRKQLMQSEGILAGISSGASVYAALRVAARLGKGKTVVTIIHDTGERYLSMG from the coding sequence ATGCCTAATGCAAGTAATCTAACGCAACTTATAGGCAATACTCCGTTACTTAAACTGCAACGCCTGGTCGATGCAGATTCGGCAACGGTACTGGTGAAACTAGAGTCGCGCAATCCCGGCGGCTCGGTTAAGGACAGAATAGGCATGGCGATGATCCAGGCTGCGGAAAAAGCCGGCAGGCTGAAATCCGGCGGCACAATAGTGGAGCCTACTTCTGGAAATACCGGTATTGCTTTGGCGATGATTGCTGCGGTACGGGGTTATCATTGCATCCTCACCATGCCGGATACCATGTCGGTGGAACGGCGGCAATTATTGGCCCTGTATGGGGCGGAAATTGTGTTGACCCCAGGGGCGGAAGGCATGACCGGAGCCATCCGCAAGGCCCAGGCTATTGTCGAGCAAACTGCCGGGGCGTTTATGCCTCAGCAGTTTGAAAATCCGGCTAACCCGGAAATTCATCGTCAGACCACGGCGCAGGAAATCTGGTCGGCTACCGGTGGGCAAATTGATGCGTTTGTGTGTGGTGTCGGTACCGGTGGCACTATTTCCGGTGTGGCTGATGTGATTAAAAACCGTAATCCGCATTTTCAGGTTATTGCTGTGGAGCCTGCCGAGTCGCCGGTTATTTCCGGTGGCGTGCATAGTCCGCATAAAATTCAGGGCATAGGTGCGGGGTTTATTCCCAAAAATCTGGATGTGGATTTGATAGATGCTATTGAACTGGTCAGCACGGAACAGGCTTTTGCTACCCGTAAGCAGTTGATGCAAAGCGAAGGCATTTTAGCCGGGATTTCTTCCGGAGCCAGCGTTTATGCGGCTTTGCGGGTTGCCGCTCGATTAGGGAAAGGTAAAACGGTGGTGACTATTATTCACGATACGGGTGAGCGGTATTTGAGTATGGGTTGA
- a CDS encoding adenylosuccinate synthase, which produces MGKNVVVIGTQWGDEGKGKLVDLLTEQAAAVVRFQGGHNAGHTLVINGEKTILHLIPSGILHEGVQCLIGNGVVLCPEALLKEIEILEKSGIPVRNRLKISEACALILPVHIAIDQAREKARGSKAIGTTGRGIGPAYEDKVARRGLRAGDLLNPQEFAKRLQELVAYHNFMLVNYYQAEPVSYAAILETTLQLSELIIPMLTDVGEELQMLQEQNHNILYEGAQGALLDIDHGTYPYVTSSNTTAGGAATGTGIGPLAIDYVLGITKAYSTRVGNGPFPTELHDAYGDHLGVKGHEFGATTGRKRRCGWFDAVSMRKSAQLNSLSGICLTKLDVLDGLDKIGICTAYRINGALTSTAPLGADQYAACEAVIEELPGWSSSTAGITDYAALPENAKAYIARIEALVGVKVTILSTGPDRNETIVLESPFAA; this is translated from the coding sequence ATGGGAAAAAACGTAGTTGTAATTGGTACACAATGGGGCGACGAAGGTAAAGGCAAACTCGTCGATCTTTTAACAGAACAAGCAGCGGCAGTGGTACGGTTTCAAGGTGGCCATAATGCCGGTCATACCCTGGTCATCAACGGTGAAAAAACCATATTGCATCTGATCCCCTCCGGCATACTGCATGAAGGCGTGCAATGCTTGATCGGCAACGGCGTGGTACTGTGTCCGGAAGCCTTGTTAAAAGAAATTGAAATTCTGGAAAAATCCGGGATACCCGTACGCAACCGCCTGAAAATCAGTGAAGCCTGCGCCCTGATTCTGCCGGTGCATATCGCCATAGACCAGGCCCGCGAAAAAGCCAGAGGCAGCAAAGCCATCGGCACCACCGGACGCGGCATCGGCCCGGCTTATGAAGATAAAGTGGCCAGACGCGGTCTGCGGGCCGGCGACCTGTTAAATCCGCAAGAATTTGCCAAACGCCTGCAAGAACTGGTGGCTTACCACAACTTCATGCTGGTTAATTATTATCAGGCCGAACCGGTCAGCTACGCAGCCATACTGGAAACCACGCTGCAACTCAGTGAACTGATCATACCCATGCTCACCGATGTCGGCGAAGAACTGCAAATGCTGCAGGAACAAAACCATAACATTCTTTACGAAGGCGCCCAAGGCGCATTGCTGGACATCGATCACGGCACTTATCCTTATGTCACCTCATCCAACACCACCGCCGGCGGTGCAGCCACCGGCACCGGGATTGGGCCATTGGCTATCGATTATGTGCTGGGCATCACCAAAGCCTATTCCACCAGAGTGGGCAACGGCCCCTTCCCCACCGAACTGCATGATGCTTACGGCGATCATCTGGGCGTGAAAGGCCATGAGTTTGGCGCCACTACCGGCAGAAAACGCCGCTGCGGCTGGTTTGATGCCGTATCGATGCGTAAATCCGCGCAACTGAACAGCCTGAGCGGCATCTGCTTGACCAAACTGGATGTCCTGGACGGCCTGGATAAAATCGGCATCTGCACCGCTTACCGGATCAACGGCGCCCTGACCAGCACTGCACCACTGGGTGCCGATCAATACGCGGCATGTGAAGCCGTGATTGAAGAACTACCCGGCTGGTCCAGTTCTACCGCCGGTATTACCGACTATGCCGCCTTACCGGAAAACGCTAAAGCCTATATCGCCAGAATTGAAGCCCTGGTAGGCGTAAAAGTCACCATTTTATCCACCGGCCCGGATCGCAACGAAACCATCGTACTGGAAAGCCCATTTGCCGCTTAA
- a CDS encoding ATP phosphoribosyltransferase regulatory subunit gives MQKKDSWLLPEGIDEALPAQAKLIEGLRRKLLDTFACWGYDLVIPPFVDFLDSLLTGSGHDLDLQTFKLTDQISGKLLGVRADMTPQVARIDAHNLKHDWPTRLCYFGTVLHTLGDPLEKTRAPMQIGAELYGHTGIESDYEIISLMLETLALSGAEHVHLDLGHVGIYRTLIEAAGLAAEQETELFDVLQRKARSDLDELLRNLPIAEHYKQLFSVLPNLNGGREVLSKALTLLNAAEHPGISQALTDLQNVADHLQRNFPLLPISFDLAELRGYHYHTGMVFAAFIPSIGREIARGGRYDNIGKVFGRARAATGFSADLKVLVNQYKTSVEPQTSQIILAPHSTDTDLIQTVRDLRAGGNTVIQFLPNQSGAAKDLGCTAILEKQDHGWAVKPLA, from the coding sequence ATGCAAAAAAAAGACTCATGGCTATTACCGGAAGGCATAGACGAAGCCTTACCGGCCCAGGCCAAACTGATAGAAGGCTTACGGCGTAAACTGCTGGATACCTTCGCCTGTTGGGGCTACGATCTGGTAATACCGCCTTTTGTGGATTTTCTGGATTCACTGCTGACCGGCTCAGGACACGACCTGGATCTGCAAACCTTTAAACTCACCGACCAGATCAGCGGCAAACTGCTCGGCGTACGCGCCGACATGACCCCGCAAGTGGCCCGCATCGACGCCCACAATCTCAAACACGACTGGCCGACCCGCTTATGCTATTTCGGCACCGTACTGCATACTCTGGGTGATCCGCTGGAAAAAACCCGCGCGCCCATGCAGATAGGTGCAGAGCTGTACGGCCATACCGGCATTGAAAGCGATTATGAAATCATCAGCCTGATGCTGGAAACCCTGGCCCTGAGCGGCGCAGAACATGTGCATCTGGATTTGGGCCATGTCGGCATTTACCGCACCCTGATCGAAGCCGCCGGTTTAGCAGCCGAGCAGGAAACCGAGCTGTTCGATGTTTTACAACGCAAAGCCCGCAGCGATCTCGACGAACTGCTGCGCAACCTGCCGATAGCCGAACACTACAAACAGCTGTTTAGCGTATTACCCAACTTGAATGGTGGCCGCGAGGTACTCAGCAAGGCCTTGACTTTACTCAACGCCGCCGAGCATCCCGGCATCAGTCAGGCACTAACAGATTTACAAAACGTTGCTGATCACTTACAGCGCAATTTTCCGCTGTTGCCTATCAGTTTTGATTTGGCCGAATTGCGTGGTTACCATTATCATACCGGCATGGTGTTTGCGGCATTTATCCCCAGCATAGGCCGGGAAATTGCCCGTGGCGGCCGCTATGACAACATCGGCAAAGTTTTTGGCCGGGCCAGAGCCGCCACAGGCTTCAGTGCCGACCTCAAGGTACTGGTTAATCAGTATAAAACCAGTGTCGAACCGCAAACCAGTCAAATTATTCTGGCGCCGCACAGCACAGATACCGACTTAATTCAGACCGTACGCGACTTACGCGCCGGCGGCAATACCGTGATTCAATTCCTGCCGAATCAATCCGGCGCAGCCAAGGATTTAGGCTGCACCGCCATTTTGGAAAAACAAGATCACGGCTGGGCTGTTAAACCATTAGCATAA
- the hflC gene encoding protease modulator HflC, with product MVNKILVALGALILVLSMSVFTVGVTERVIKFQLGEIVGTDFAPGLHFKLPIINDVKRFDSRILTMDSTPERFLTAEKKNVIVDSFVKWRIGDVKVFYTTVAGDVNQANIRLDQIIKDAFRSEFSKREIKQLVSTDRSAIRDTLITNVSPHALKLGIEIVDVQVKRIDLPNEVSSSVYQRMEAERARVAREFRSQGSEAAERIRADADKQREIILANAYRDSEILRGEGDAKAAEVFANSYSADPDFYAFYRSMIAYKESLGKSGNIMVLEPNSDFFRFFKSQK from the coding sequence ATGGTAAATAAGATTCTGGTCGCCTTAGGCGCATTGATTTTAGTGTTATCCATGTCGGTATTTACCGTCGGTGTCACCGAGCGCGTGATCAAATTTCAGCTGGGCGAAATCGTCGGCACCGATTTTGCGCCGGGCCTGCATTTTAAATTACCCATCATCAATGACGTAAAACGCTTTGATTCGCGGATCTTGACCATGGATTCCACCCCGGAACGGTTTTTGACCGCCGAAAAGAAAAACGTGATTGTCGACTCCTTCGTCAAATGGCGTATAGGTGATGTAAAAGTGTTTTATACCACCGTTGCCGGTGATGTGAATCAGGCCAATATCCGCCTGGATCAAATCATCAAAGACGCATTCCGCAGCGAATTCAGCAAACGGGAAATCAAACAGCTGGTCTCCACGGATCGCAGCGCCATCCGCGACACCCTGATCACCAATGTATCGCCTCACGCTCTGAAACTGGGTATTGAAATTGTTGACGTGCAAGTCAAACGCATCGATTTGCCCAACGAAGTCAGTTCTTCCGTGTATCAGCGTATGGAAGCCGAACGTGCCAGAGTGGCCCGCGAGTTTCGCTCACAAGGTTCGGAAGCTGCCGAACGAATCCGAGCCGATGCCGACAAACAACGCGAAATCATCCTGGCCAATGCCTACCGTGATTCGGAAATTCTGCGCGGTGAAGGCGATGCCAAAGCCGCAGAAGTGTTTGCCAACAGCTATAGCGCCGATCCGGATTTTTACGCCTTTTACCGCAGCATGATTGCTTACAAGGAAAGTCTGGGCAAATCCGGCAATATAATGGTACTGGAACCTAATTCGGATTTCTTTAGATTCTTTAAAAGTCAGAAATAA